A stretch of the Argentina anserina chromosome 6, drPotAnse1.1, whole genome shotgun sequence genome encodes the following:
- the LOC126797912 gene encoding auxin-responsive protein IAA4-like: MAFQAEDLNLEATELRLGLPGTKETEQQKTNNKRALPVEPESNASSAPKPPPSKAQVVGWPPVRSYRKNCFQAKNTDGESSGMFVKVSMDGAPYLRKMDLKVYQGYPELLKSLEDMFKFKVGEYCEKELGYNNRSEFVPTYEDKDGDWMLLGDVPWEMFFTSCKRLRIMKGSEAKGLGCAV; this comes from the exons ATGGCTTTCCAAGCAGAAGATCTCAACCTTGAAGCCACCGAGCTCAGATTAGGTCTGCCCGGAACCAAGGAAACCGAGCAACAGAAGACCAACAACAAAAGAGCATTGCCAGTTGAGCCTGAGTCCAATGCTTCTTCAGCTCCCAAGCCTCCTCCCTCCAA AGCACAAGTAGTTGGATGGCCACCAGTGAGATCTTACCGGAAAAACTGTTTCCAGGCGAAGAACACCGACGGAGAGAGCAGTGGGATGTTCGTGAAAGTCAGCATGGATGGAGCTCCTTACCTAAGAAAGATGGACCTGAAGGTTTACCAAGGATATCCAGAGCTGCTTAAGTCCTTGGAGGACATGTTCAAGTTCAAAGTTGGTGAATATTGTGAGAAGGAGCTAGGGTACAACAACAGATCCGAGTTTGTGCCAACTTATGAAGACAAAGATGGGGACTGGATGCTTCTTGGAGATGTTCCATGGGAGATGTTCTTCACTTCATGCAAGAGGCTGAGAATCATGAAAGGTTCAGAAGCCAAAGGCTTAGGTTGTGCGGTATGA